From a region of the Mycobacterium sp. SMC-8 genome:
- a CDS encoding limonene-1,2-epoxide hydrolase family protein codes for MLGDEGEWVAGPPPIPVTHGAQEAVGLLEGFRANYDLTTIDVELLHIGMSNKVIYTERVDHLIDSTGRRFISLPIAGIMRLADKPDDNAVELAYWRDYWDMRDFLDLPTA; via the coding sequence TTGCTCGGGGATGAGGGGGAGTGGGTGGCCGGGCCGCCGCCGATCCCGGTCACGCACGGTGCACAAGAGGCAGTCGGTCTGCTCGAAGGGTTCCGTGCCAACTACGACCTGACGACCATCGACGTGGAGCTGCTGCACATCGGCATGTCGAACAAGGTGATCTATACCGAGCGTGTCGACCACCTCATCGACTCGACCGGGCGACGGTTCATCTCATTGCCGATAGCCGGCATCATGCGTCTTGCCGACAAGCCCGACGACAACGCCGTCGAGCTGGCCTACTGGCGGGACTACTGGGACATGCGGGACTTCCTCGACCTGCCCACCGCCTAG
- a CDS encoding LLM class F420-dependent oxidoreductase — MHVDGNFGGSIDGTGGADLTVLADQIATAERIGYDGIWSTEVSRDPFLPLMLAADRSASLQLGTAVAVAFARSPMTMATVANDLNTFSRGRLVLGLGSQIQPHITRRFSMPWSAPADRMREYIAALQAIWHSWQTGDKLDFRGDHYQHTLMTPMFSPEPNPFGPPRVMVAAVGPKMTSVAAEVSDGLLVHGFTTARYLREVTMPNVEKGLAATGRTRGEFTTSYPGLIATGADERNFNEALARVRHQIAFYGATPAYRAVLDLHGWSELHTELHRLSKAGDWDAMTGLIDDEVLGTLAVVGEPKDVGRDIIRRFDGLIDRFTLYTPYPLDEATRAEIVEGIRCEPRGA, encoded by the coding sequence ATGCATGTGGACGGAAACTTCGGCGGATCGATCGACGGCACCGGCGGCGCCGACCTGACGGTGCTCGCCGACCAGATCGCCACCGCCGAACGGATTGGTTACGACGGCATCTGGTCGACCGAGGTGAGCCGGGATCCGTTCCTGCCACTGATGCTGGCCGCCGACAGATCGGCGTCGCTGCAACTGGGCACCGCCGTGGCCGTCGCGTTCGCCCGTAGCCCGATGACCATGGCCACGGTGGCCAACGACCTCAACACGTTCAGCCGCGGCCGACTCGTGCTCGGGCTCGGATCCCAGATCCAGCCGCACATTACCCGCCGGTTCAGCATGCCGTGGTCAGCGCCGGCCGACAGGATGCGTGAGTACATTGCTGCGCTGCAGGCGATCTGGCACAGCTGGCAGACCGGTGACAAGCTCGATTTCCGCGGTGACCACTACCAGCACACGCTGATGACGCCGATGTTCAGCCCGGAGCCCAACCCGTTCGGGCCGCCGCGGGTGATGGTGGCCGCGGTGGGCCCGAAGATGACCTCGGTGGCCGCCGAGGTGTCGGACGGACTGCTGGTGCACGGGTTTACCACCGCGCGATATCTGCGCGAGGTGACAATGCCGAATGTCGAGAAAGGCCTGGCCGCCACCGGACGCACCCGCGGCGAGTTCACCACGTCGTATCCGGGACTGATCGCCACCGGTGCCGACGAGCGCAACTTCAACGAAGCCCTGGCCCGGGTGCGCCACCAGATCGCCTTCTACGGAGCCACCCCGGCCTACCGCGCGGTGCTCGATCTGCACGGCTGGAGTGAGCTGCACACCGAGCTGCACCGGCTGTCCAAGGCCGGAGATTGGGACGCCATGACCGGCCTGATCGACGACGAGGTGCTGGGCACCTTGGCGGTCGTCGGTGAGCCGAAAGACGTTGGCCGCGACATCATCCGCCGCTTCGATGGGCTGATCGACCGATTCACGCTCTACACACCGTATCCCCTCGACGAAGCGACGCGCGCGGAGATCGTCGAGGGGATACGGTGTGAGCCGAGAGGAGCCTAG
- a CDS encoding TetR/AcrR family transcriptional regulator: MAAAADLVARKGFHAVSIAEIGAAAGITGSGVYRHFDSKSAVLVALFDRVIDELLRDEQEILNATDDLGQALDLLIAGQVEFVVADRELAQVYYNEINNLPEEDSRRLRRKQRLYLEEWVHLVNELRVDLTDAEARTVVHAVIGAIQSPLFHNTGLPEDRLRVLLTDAARAVLGLDR; this comes from the coding sequence ATGGCCGCGGCTGCAGATCTCGTCGCCCGCAAGGGTTTTCACGCTGTCTCGATCGCCGAGATCGGCGCCGCCGCCGGCATCACCGGATCCGGGGTCTACCGCCACTTCGACAGCAAGTCTGCCGTGCTGGTCGCGTTGTTCGACCGGGTGATCGACGAACTGCTGCGCGACGAGCAGGAAATCCTGAACGCCACCGACGACCTCGGCCAGGCTCTGGATCTTCTGATCGCCGGTCAGGTGGAGTTCGTCGTGGCCGACCGCGAGTTGGCGCAAGTCTACTACAACGAGATCAACAACCTGCCCGAGGAGGACAGTCGTCGTCTGCGTCGCAAGCAGCGGCTGTACCTGGAGGAGTGGGTGCATCTGGTGAACGAATTACGAGTGGACCTGACCGACGCCGAGGCGCGCACCGTGGTACACGCCGTCATCGGCGCGATCCAGTCCCCGCTGTTCCACAACACCGGCTTACCCGAGGACCGGCTTCGCGTGCTGCTCACCGATGCTGCACGCGCCGTGCTCGGTCTCGACCGTTAA
- a CDS encoding cytochrome c oxidase subunit 3 family protein — translation MAEAAEEYVDDSTRPMTAPASRPLAIGRLPGVDGIWAVIGADSVIFAVLFVSFMLDRRQHVAVFEASRQTLDSTLGGIDTLILLTSSWMVALAIQALKRDAMGRVSRYLLFGALTGLLFMISKSIEYAEKFGHGITPATNTFYMWYFTLTGIHLLHVALGTALLTVVWVRARRGTYRSVNRAVPESVATFWHLVDYLWIVLFPLLYLMRAGS, via the coding sequence GTGGCCGAAGCGGCGGAGGAGTACGTCGACGATTCCACGCGACCGATGACCGCGCCCGCGTCCCGGCCCCTCGCGATCGGGCGGTTGCCCGGGGTCGACGGTATATGGGCGGTGATCGGCGCCGACTCGGTGATCTTCGCGGTGCTGTTCGTCAGCTTCATGCTGGACCGCCGCCAACACGTTGCGGTGTTCGAGGCCTCCCGGCAGACGCTCGACAGCACTCTCGGCGGTATAGACACCCTGATCCTGCTCACCAGCTCGTGGATGGTCGCGTTGGCGATCCAGGCGCTGAAACGCGACGCGATGGGCCGGGTCTCGCGATATCTGCTCTTCGGAGCGCTCACCGGCCTGCTGTTCATGATTTCCAAGTCGATCGAGTACGCCGAGAAGTTCGGGCACGGCATCACGCCGGCGACCAACACCTTCTACATGTGGTACTTCACCCTGACCGGAATCCACCTGCTGCACGTCGCGTTGGGTACCGCATTGTTGACCGTCGTCTGGGTGCGGGCCCGACGCGGAACCTACCGCAGCGTCAACCGCGCGGTGCCCGAATCCGTGGCGACCTTCTGGCACCTGGTCGACTATCTGTGGATCGTCCTGTTCCCTCTGCTCTACCTGATGCGGGCCGGCTCATGA
- a CDS encoding cytochrome C oxidase subunit IV family protein → MTVLRERASRVWLVLVVLTVLTTWGLSKDLLAPSVAVAGTFLVVAIKVRLVMLDFMELRHAPVRVRIVFESWIVVIVLAILGLWFLTPVVNPSVV, encoded by the coding sequence ATGACCGTCCTGCGCGAGCGGGCCAGCCGGGTGTGGCTTGTCCTGGTGGTGCTGACCGTACTCACCACGTGGGGCCTGTCCAAGGACCTCCTCGCCCCGAGCGTCGCGGTGGCCGGGACGTTCCTCGTCGTCGCGATCAAGGTGCGCCTGGTGATGCTGGACTTCATGGAGTTGCGCCACGCCCCGGTCCGGGTGCGGATCGTCTTCGAGAGCTGGATCGTCGTGATCGTCCTGGCGATCCTCGGCCTGTGGTTCCTTACCCCGGTCGTCAACCCGTCCGTCGTCTGA
- a CDS encoding cytochrome P450 produces the protein MSVSTESIDTRLNSLEFWAKPRAYRHEAFRWLRNNRPISWNDAPESLDPNLQNAKGFWSLVKHRHLREVSRNVEVFSSAEGVFIDDFPQLEDMLSFIVTDPPRHTEMRNIVTVAFTPRNIRKMSDKIGGIVRSIVDDVAPLGEGDLCELITKEVPGRVFCSMLGITDSDQIQYTMDAAEQFACWNDPEYAHIGSPLMVFADASQKLANLAHELVPERIKNPGEDLLTWVAEAQYEGNKLSQNEVGVFFALLAAGANDTTRHAMAHTLNLFQENPAQLELLMGDFDNRVDDAVNESLRMEPPLMHFRRTATQDYQLDDVTIKEGDKVVMWYYASNRDEDVFENSEQMDITRDEKHNPHQSFGAGGPHYCLGHILGREVLKAQMREIYHRMPNLEVGEPDLLLSNFMNGVKRLPATWTPDKKKS, from the coding sequence ATGAGCGTTTCGACCGAAAGCATCGACACCCGTTTGAACTCCCTGGAGTTCTGGGCCAAGCCGCGGGCCTACCGCCACGAAGCGTTCCGGTGGCTTCGCAACAACAGGCCGATCAGCTGGAACGACGCGCCCGAGTCCCTGGACCCGAACCTGCAGAACGCCAAGGGTTTCTGGTCGCTGGTCAAACACCGCCACCTGCGGGAGGTGTCCCGCAACGTCGAGGTCTTCAGTTCAGCCGAGGGTGTGTTCATCGACGACTTTCCCCAGCTCGAGGACATGCTGTCGTTCATCGTGACGGATCCGCCGCGACACACCGAGATGCGCAACATCGTCACGGTGGCGTTCACCCCCCGCAACATCCGGAAGATGTCGGACAAAATCGGCGGCATCGTCAGGAGCATCGTGGACGACGTGGCCCCGCTCGGGGAAGGGGATCTGTGCGAACTGATCACCAAAGAGGTGCCGGGGCGGGTCTTCTGCAGCATGCTGGGGATCACCGACAGCGACCAGATCCAGTACACGATGGACGCCGCGGAGCAGTTCGCCTGCTGGAACGACCCCGAGTACGCGCACATCGGGTCGCCGCTGATGGTGTTCGCCGATGCGTCGCAGAAGCTCGCCAACCTGGCGCACGAGCTGGTGCCGGAACGGATCAAGAATCCCGGCGAGGATCTGTTGACCTGGGTCGCCGAGGCTCAGTACGAGGGCAACAAACTCTCCCAGAACGAGGTCGGCGTGTTCTTCGCCCTGCTGGCGGCCGGTGCCAACGACACCACTCGGCACGCGATGGCACACACCCTGAACCTGTTCCAGGAGAACCCCGCTCAGCTCGAGCTCCTGATGGGCGACTTCGACAACCGGGTCGACGACGCGGTCAACGAGTCGCTGCGGATGGAGCCGCCGCTGATGCACTTCCGCCGCACCGCGACCCAGGACTACCAACTCGACGACGTCACCATCAAGGAAGGCGACAAGGTCGTCATGTGGTACTACGCGAGCAACCGCGACGAGGACGTCTTCGAGAACTCCGAGCAGATGGACATCACCCGCGACGAGAAGCACAACCCGCACCAGTCCTTCGGTGCCGGCGGACCGCACTACTGCCTCGGCCACATCCTCGGCCGCGAGGTTCTCAAGGCGCAGATGCGCGAGATCTACCACCGCATGCCGAACCTGGAAGTCGGCGAACCCGATCTGCTGCTGTCGAACTTCATGAACGGCGTCAAGCGGCTTCCCGCCACCTGGACACCGGATAAGAAGAAGTCCTGA
- a CDS encoding LuxR C-terminal-related transcriptional regulator gives MTALNRAPESVDPGYVGAVPPARRPAATSDALARLRGVNTNGELAERIPVELCRAGFGRVLFSLVRHNMWLVRSAHTTGDTALTAALLKVGRAHPRRICQPLPESSMLRAKAPILVNRPQSDPRVNAPLVAVIKPEVYIAAPVYLWQSPVALLHADAPTESGDVGPSDRDVLGVFAEGLGAIMERNLALERLHAMQSGASDYHRVVDALTGFLDGDLGADVPPPRPPEPADVHALGGPDTEQLTRRERQVLNLLAEGKTNAQIAGRLFISEGTVKSHLRHIMGKLGAGNRTDAVARYRRLFTSLT, from the coding sequence GTGACAGCCCTGAACCGGGCACCGGAGTCGGTCGACCCCGGCTACGTCGGCGCGGTGCCGCCGGCGAGACGGCCGGCCGCCACCTCCGACGCCCTGGCCCGGCTGCGCGGTGTGAACACCAACGGTGAACTGGCCGAGCGTATTCCGGTCGAGTTGTGCCGTGCCGGGTTCGGCAGGGTGCTGTTCTCCCTGGTCCGGCACAACATGTGGCTGGTCCGCTCCGCACATACCACCGGCGACACGGCACTGACGGCGGCGCTGCTCAAGGTGGGACGCGCCCACCCCCGCCGGATCTGTCAGCCGCTGCCGGAAAGCTCGATGCTGCGAGCCAAGGCGCCTATCCTGGTCAACCGTCCGCAGTCAGACCCACGCGTGAACGCACCGCTGGTCGCCGTCATCAAACCCGAGGTCTACATCGCGGCGCCGGTCTACCTGTGGCAGTCACCCGTCGCCCTGTTGCACGCCGACGCTCCCACCGAATCCGGGGACGTCGGACCCTCGGACCGTGACGTGCTCGGGGTGTTCGCCGAGGGCCTAGGAGCGATCATGGAGCGCAACCTCGCGCTGGAACGCCTGCACGCGATGCAAAGCGGCGCGTCCGATTACCACCGGGTGGTCGACGCGCTCACCGGATTCCTCGACGGTGACCTCGGCGCCGATGTCCCGCCGCCTCGACCACCGGAGCCCGCCGACGTCCACGCCCTCGGCGGACCCGACACCGAACAGCTGACCCGCAGGGAGCGTCAGGTCCTAAACCTGCTGGCCGAGGGTAAAACCAACGCGCAGATCGCCGGACGGTTGTTCATCTCCGAGGGAACCGTCAAGTCACACCTGCGCCACATCATGGGCAAACTGGGCGCTGGCAACCGAACCGATGCCGTGGCCCGGTACCGGCGGCTCTTCACCTCGCTTACCTAG
- a CDS encoding ferredoxin — protein MAAAGRIIFNRSTCAGIGLCEMHAPDFFEIADGGDGQMTLLRGTVEPARRAEVEEAAASCPTQSIQVIDA, from the coding sequence ATGGCAGCCGCGGGACGGATCATCTTCAACCGCTCGACGTGTGCGGGGATCGGGCTCTGCGAAATGCACGCACCCGACTTCTTCGAGATCGCCGACGGCGGCGACGGGCAGATGACGCTGCTACGGGGCACCGTCGAACCGGCCCGACGGGCCGAGGTCGAAGAAGCGGCCGCGAGTTGCCCGACCCAGTCGATCCAGGTCATCGACGCCTGA
- a CDS encoding 1,4-dihydroxy-2-naphthoyl-CoA synthase — MTANPFDPSLWQPVTGFEELTDVTYHRHVLGGAGQPTVRVAFNRPEVRNAFRPHSVDELYRALDHARMSSDIGVVLLTGNGPSLKDGGWAFCSGGDQRIRGRSGYQYASGESADTIDAARAGRLHIMEVQRLIRFMPKVVICLVNGWAAGGGHSLHVTCDLTLASREHARFKQTDADVGSFDGGYGSAYLAKQVGQKFAREIFFLGEPYTAEQMHEMGAVNRVVDHADLETVGLEWAAKINGKSPQAQRMLKFAFNLLDDGLVGQQIFASEATRMAYMTDEAVEGRDAFLEKRDPDWSRFPRYF; from the coding sequence ATGACCGCGAACCCGTTCGATCCCAGTCTGTGGCAACCTGTTACCGGCTTCGAGGAACTCACCGACGTCACCTATCACCGGCACGTGCTCGGCGGCGCCGGCCAACCGACGGTGCGGGTGGCCTTCAACCGGCCCGAGGTGCGCAACGCATTTCGTCCCCATTCGGTCGACGAGTTGTACCGCGCGCTCGATCACGCACGGATGTCCTCCGACATCGGGGTGGTGTTGCTGACCGGCAACGGTCCCTCACTCAAGGACGGTGGCTGGGCGTTCTGTTCAGGCGGAGATCAGCGCATCCGGGGCCGCAGCGGTTACCAGTACGCATCCGGAGAGAGCGCTGACACCATCGATGCCGCTCGTGCCGGCCGACTGCACATCATGGAGGTGCAGCGGCTCATCCGGTTCATGCCAAAGGTGGTGATCTGCCTGGTCAACGGTTGGGCGGCCGGGGGAGGGCACAGCCTGCACGTCACCTGCGACCTGACGCTGGCCAGCCGCGAGCATGCCCGGTTCAAGCAGACCGACGCTGACGTCGGCAGCTTCGACGGCGGATACGGCAGCGCCTACCTGGCCAAACAGGTGGGCCAGAAGTTCGCCCGAGAGATCTTCTTCCTCGGTGAGCCCTACACGGCCGAGCAGATGCACGAAATGGGCGCGGTCAACCGCGTGGTCGACCACGCCGATCTGGAAACAGTCGGACTGGAGTGGGCCGCGAAGATCAACGGTAAATCGCCACAGGCCCAGCGCATGCTGAAGTTCGCGTTCAATCTGCTCGACGACGGACTGGTCGGCCAGCAGATCTTCGCCAGCGAGGCCACCCGGATGGCCTACATGACCGACGAGGCCGTCGAAGGCCGGGATGCCTTTCTGGAGAAGCGCGATCCGGACTGGAGTCGGTTCCCGCGCTACTTCTGA
- a CDS encoding NDMA-dependent alcohol dehydrogenase codes for MRTKAAVLWELGGKWEVDEVDLDPPKVGEVMIKLTASGLCHSDYHLVTGDIPVGLPYVGGHEGAGVVAEVGPGVTDVAVGDSVVLSFLPACGKCSHCARGMTNLCDLGAQIIQGPQLDGTYRFHAKGRGLGQMCLLGTFSEYTVVPMASVVKVDDGTKLDRAAVIGCCVPTGFGSVVNTAGVRPGDAVVVMGIGGIGANALQGARSAGARHIVAIDPVEYKREQARIFGATHAVSDVGEALALVTDLTRGVMADACVITTDHAESAYVAEALSLVGRRGKVIVTAIGHPTDVAMGGSLFELTLYEKSIHGSLFGSSNPRHDIPRYLEMYNLGELKLDELITREYTLEEINEGYADMLGGRNIRGVIRF; via the coding sequence GTGCGGACGAAGGCTGCGGTCCTGTGGGAACTCGGAGGCAAGTGGGAAGTCGACGAGGTCGACCTCGACCCGCCCAAGGTCGGGGAGGTGATGATCAAGCTGACCGCGAGCGGGTTGTGCCACTCGGACTACCACCTGGTCACCGGCGACATCCCGGTGGGGCTGCCCTATGTGGGCGGGCATGAGGGTGCGGGCGTCGTCGCCGAGGTCGGGCCCGGAGTCACCGATGTGGCCGTCGGCGACTCGGTGGTGCTCAGTTTCCTTCCGGCGTGTGGCAAGTGCTCGCACTGTGCCCGCGGCATGACGAACCTGTGCGACCTGGGTGCCCAGATCATCCAGGGTCCGCAACTCGACGGCACCTACCGCTTCCACGCCAAGGGCCGGGGCCTGGGTCAGATGTGCCTGCTCGGAACGTTTTCCGAGTACACCGTGGTGCCTATGGCCTCGGTGGTCAAGGTCGACGACGGCACCAAGCTGGACCGCGCCGCGGTGATCGGCTGCTGTGTGCCGACCGGGTTCGGCAGCGTGGTCAACACTGCCGGCGTGCGTCCCGGTGACGCCGTCGTGGTGATGGGTATCGGCGGCATCGGCGCCAATGCCCTGCAGGGCGCCAGGAGCGCCGGTGCACGCCACATCGTGGCCATCGACCCGGTGGAGTACAAGCGCGAACAGGCGAGGATCTTCGGCGCCACCCACGCGGTATCCGATGTCGGCGAGGCGTTGGCCCTGGTCACCGACCTGACCCGCGGCGTGATGGCCGATGCGTGCGTCATCACCACCGACCACGCGGAGTCGGCCTACGTGGCGGAGGCGCTGAGCCTTGTCGGCCGACGCGGCAAGGTGATCGTCACCGCCATCGGTCATCCCACCGACGTGGCCATGGGCGGCTCGTTGTTCGAGTTGACGCTCTACGAAAAGTCGATTCACGGTTCGCTTTTCGGGTCGTCCAACCCGCGCCACGACATCCCGCGTTACCTGGAGATGTACAACCTCGGTGAGCTCAAGCTCGACGAGTTGATCACCCGGGAGTACACCCTCGAGGAGATCAACGAGGGCTACGCGGACATGCTGGGAGGCCGCAATATCCGGGGTGTGATCCGGTTCTGA
- a CDS encoding LuxR C-terminal-related transcriptional regulator: protein MSAPTRHADNAYVECVREIVSAAAHLLCDDDLLPALGDDDLEGSDWALEAVRQALARRLELGSDEPPAYRAAALVLDSLAAQAGVKDALLERRADVATGAREALTALRNAPSTSALTERAPIEARRIGFRRALFSRIEQGTWLARSGFAVDDPEFGAALVEIGQAHPRRLNGPLLESEMVRRCAPIVIDDPQSNPRVHTEFIRYTGTRSYVAAPVLAWGEPVAMIHADRDVDSTVDEFDRCALGTYAEGLGLAIERAQLMERLQAVRRATSDYLAGVNAIAEDFTADLLDTADRGSDNVAPGRTHAGPLSDTRAERLTHREWDVLRNLASGKTNAQIAAGLFVTEGTVKSHVKHILRKLGATNRTEAVARYHRLISTTGANAG from the coding sequence ATGTCAGCACCCACGCGCCACGCGGACAACGCCTACGTCGAGTGTGTCCGGGAAATCGTCAGCGCGGCAGCTCACCTGCTCTGCGACGACGATCTGCTGCCCGCACTGGGCGACGACGACCTCGAGGGCAGTGACTGGGCCCTCGAGGCTGTGCGCCAAGCTCTTGCCCGGCGCCTGGAACTCGGCTCCGACGAACCGCCGGCATACCGCGCTGCCGCCCTCGTGCTCGATTCGTTGGCGGCCCAGGCCGGCGTCAAGGACGCGCTTCTGGAGCGGCGCGCCGACGTCGCCACCGGAGCCCGCGAGGCGCTTACGGCGCTGCGCAACGCCCCCTCCACCAGCGCCCTGACCGAACGGGCCCCGATCGAAGCGCGGCGGATCGGCTTCCGCCGCGCGTTGTTCTCCAGAATCGAGCAGGGCACCTGGCTGGCCCGGTCCGGCTTCGCCGTCGACGACCCGGAGTTCGGCGCGGCGCTGGTCGAGATCGGCCAGGCCCATCCGCGGCGCCTGAACGGACCGCTACTGGAGAGCGAGATGGTCCGGCGCTGCGCCCCGATCGTCATCGACGACCCGCAGTCCAATCCGCGGGTACACACCGAGTTCATCCGATACACCGGCACCCGCAGCTACGTCGCCGCGCCGGTCCTCGCCTGGGGTGAGCCCGTGGCGATGATCCACGCGGATCGTGATGTCGACAGCACGGTCGACGAATTCGACCGCTGCGCACTGGGCACCTACGCCGAAGGCCTCGGGCTGGCGATCGAACGCGCCCAGCTGATGGAGCGACTGCAGGCGGTGCGCCGTGCCACCAGCGACTACCTCGCCGGCGTCAACGCGATCGCCGAGGACTTCACCGCCGACCTGCTCGACACCGCCGACCGGGGTTCGGACAATGTTGCGCCGGGCCGGACCCATGCCGGGCCGCTGTCCGACACGCGCGCCGAACGACTCACCCATCGCGAGTGGGATGTGCTGCGAAACCTGGCTTCCGGCAAGACAAACGCCCAGATCGCGGCCGGCCTGTTTGTCACCGAGGGCACAGTGAAGTCACACGTCAAGCACATCCTGCGCAAGCTGGGCGCCACCAACCGAACCGAGGCGGTGGCCCGGTACCACCGGCTGATCTCGACGACCGGCGCGAACGCCGGCTGA
- a CDS encoding aldehyde dehydrogenase has translation MPTIDYRQLYIGGQWEDPAKSETIEVFSPSTEQQIGSVPRGSETDVDAAVASARRAFDDPDGWSTWSPSRRGEVLERFAAELEARGEETARRVSMQNGMPIWLAQQFEAGFPPLLLRYYSGIMTATPAEDARPGMLGGTALVSRQPVGVVAAITPWNVPQGISFLKIAPALAAGCTMVLKPAEETVLDAFLMAEAALAAGLPAGVLNVIPGGRDLGAYLVAHPSIDKVSFTGSTAAGRAIGETCGRLLRPVTLELGGKSAAIVLDDADLGANIESFFGVTLLNNGQICWLNTRVLAPRSRYAEIVDTVTALAGSLTIGDPLDPETKIGPLVSSRQRDRVEGYIAKGKQEGRLTTGGGRPKGLDRGWYVEPTVFADMTNTSQVSCEEIFGPVLSVIPYENESEAIAIANDSNYGLGGTVWSSDVERATAVAHKVRSGTVGVNHYTNDPVAPFGGIKDSGIGRELGPEGLDAFQVYKTIYLPPA, from the coding sequence ATGCCGACGATTGACTACCGCCAGCTCTACATCGGAGGTCAATGGGAGGACCCCGCCAAGAGTGAGACCATCGAGGTCTTCTCCCCCAGCACCGAGCAGCAGATCGGTTCGGTGCCCCGCGGCAGCGAAACCGATGTCGACGCCGCGGTGGCCTCCGCCCGGCGTGCGTTCGACGACCCCGACGGCTGGTCGACCTGGAGCCCGTCGCGGCGCGGCGAGGTTCTCGAGCGCTTCGCCGCCGAACTGGAGGCCCGCGGCGAGGAGACCGCCCGACGAGTGTCGATGCAGAACGGCATGCCGATTTGGTTGGCCCAGCAGTTCGAGGCCGGGTTCCCTCCGCTGCTGCTGCGCTACTACAGCGGCATCATGACAGCCACACCCGCCGAGGACGCCCGGCCCGGGATGCTCGGCGGGACCGCGCTGGTGTCCCGACAGCCGGTCGGGGTCGTCGCCGCCATCACCCCGTGGAATGTGCCGCAAGGCATCTCGTTCCTGAAGATCGCGCCCGCGCTGGCCGCCGGCTGCACCATGGTGCTCAAGCCGGCTGAGGAGACGGTTCTCGACGCTTTCCTGATGGCCGAGGCAGCCCTGGCCGCAGGGCTGCCCGCAGGCGTCCTCAACGTGATACCCGGCGGCCGCGACCTCGGTGCCTATCTGGTGGCCCACCCCAGCATCGACAAGGTCTCCTTCACCGGATCCACCGCCGCCGGCCGCGCGATCGGCGAGACCTGCGGCCGGCTGCTGCGCCCGGTCACCCTGGAATTGGGTGGTAAGTCCGCGGCGATCGTCCTCGACGACGCGGACCTGGGCGCCAATATCGAGTCCTTCTTCGGCGTCACGCTGCTCAACAACGGGCAGATTTGTTGGCTGAACACCCGGGTGCTGGCGCCGCGCAGCCGCTACGCCGAGATCGTCGATACCGTCACTGCCCTGGCAGGCAGCCTGACCATCGGTGACCCGCTGGATCCGGAGACCAAGATCGGCCCGCTGGTGTCCAGCCGCCAGCGCGACCGGGTGGAGGGCTACATCGCCAAGGGCAAGCAGGAGGGCCGCCTGACCACCGGCGGCGGTCGCCCGAAGGGCCTCGATCGGGGCTGGTACGTCGAGCCGACCGTTTTCGCCGACATGACCAACACCTCGCAGGTGTCCTGCGAGGAGATCTTCGGCCCGGTGCTGTCGGTCATCCCCTACGAGAACGAATCCGAAGCGATCGCCATCGCCAATGACAGCAACTACGGACTCGGCGGCACCGTGTGGTCCTCCGACGTCGAGCGGGCCACCGCCGTCGCGCACAAGGTGCGGTCCGGCACGGTCGGGGTGAACCACTACACCAACGACCCGGTCGCCCCGTTCGGCGGCATCAAGGACAGCGGCATCGGCCGCGAACTGGGCCCGGAGGGATTGGACGCCTTCCAGGTCTACAAGACGATCTACCTGCCACCGGCCTGA